The Chryseobacterium sp. 52 genome includes a region encoding these proteins:
- a CDS encoding OmpA family protein, with translation MKILKILAVSAMALGLTSCVTKKQYDALSSNYKQCIENIGERQREIQDLKSQNSALSGENNLLKSQHDALKSSLDACLSNTGKSSANIDKLVGEINASNSYIKQLISNNAKNDSLNMALSNKLKRSLDNVGDDDVQVKVLKGVVMISLSDKMLYKTGDYNIQPTAQEVLGKVAKVINDYDKYSVLIEGNTDNAPLSSPNLPRDNWDLSALRGTAIAKVLQTQFGVDPARITAGGRSEYNPKATNMSVTGRAENRRTEIIIMPKLDEFMKLMDITPKK, from the coding sequence ATGAAGATTTTAAAAATTTTAGCAGTTTCTGCAATGGCGTTAGGATTGACATCTTGTGTAACCAAGAAGCAATATGACGCTTTAAGCTCAAACTATAAGCAGTGTATTGAAAATATTGGTGAAAGACAAAGAGAAATCCAGGATTTAAAGTCTCAGAATTCGGCATTGTCAGGGGAGAATAATCTTTTAAAAAGCCAGCATGATGCTTTGAAATCATCTTTGGATGCATGTCTTTCAAATACAGGTAAAAGCTCAGCAAATATTGATAAACTGGTTGGAGAGATCAATGCTTCCAATTCTTATATCAAACAACTGATCTCAAACAATGCTAAAAACGACAGTTTGAACATGGCATTGTCTAACAAGCTTAAAAGATCTCTTGATAACGTAGGAGATGATGATGTACAGGTAAAAGTATTGAAAGGAGTGGTTATGATTTCACTTTCAGATAAAATGCTTTATAAGACAGGAGACTACAATATACAGCCTACAGCTCAGGAAGTACTGGGAAAAGTAGCTAAAGTGATTAATGATTACGATAAATATTCTGTATTGATCGAAGGTAATACCGATAACGCACCTTTAAGTTCTCCTAATCTGCCAAGAGACAACTGGGATCTTTCTGCATTGAGAGGTACTGCAATTGCCAAGGTTCTTCAGACGCAGTTTGGTGTAGATCCGGCAAGAATTACAGCAGGAGGACGTTCTGAGTACAATCCTAAAGCGACCAATATGAGCGTTACAGGAAGAGCGGAAAACAGAAGAACAGAAATCATCATCATGCCTAAGCTGGATGAGTTCATGAAGCTAATGGATATTACTCCTAAGAAGTAA